A region from the Spirochaeta thermophila DSM 6192 genome encodes:
- a CDS encoding Cof-type HAD-IIB family hydrolase has product MRWEFLLACDLDDTLLSGDGVLPEEDLRLLRRAVRCGILPVVASGRPFASVRRVVEAFWPDVSLPFIAFNGALVGLSGTGTVLFSRRVPRVDACRFLEWAERHGLFAQTYDEEYFYVPSEDDRAERYARNVGIPYRVVGPLSRFLSFDPPKVLLHDDPIRLEEHYPEALRLFGDRLSLFFSKPQYLEVVHPEVDKGMALAWVAERYGVPRARVVAMGDSGNDVEMVRWAGTGVAVANARQEVKEVASVVTGAPGGEGALREVFERCFPECLSRP; this is encoded by the coding sequence GTGCGCTGGGAATTCCTTCTCGCCTGTGACCTCGACGACACCCTCCTTTCGGGTGACGGCGTACTGCCCGAGGAGGACCTCCGGCTCCTCCGGCGGGCCGTGCGGTGCGGTATCCTCCCCGTGGTAGCCTCGGGCCGGCCGTTCGCCTCTGTGAGGCGGGTGGTGGAGGCGTTCTGGCCGGATGTCTCTCTTCCGTTCATCGCCTTCAACGGCGCCCTCGTGGGTCTCTCGGGTACGGGTACGGTCCTCTTCTCCCGACGCGTCCCCCGCGTCGATGCCTGCAGGTTCCTGGAATGGGCGGAACGTCACGGCCTCTTCGCCCAGACCTATGACGAGGAGTACTTCTATGTCCCCTCCGAGGATGATCGGGCCGAACGCTACGCACGGAATGTGGGTATCCCCTACCGTGTGGTGGGACCGCTCTCCAGGTTCCTTTCGTTCGATCCTCCGAAGGTGCTCCTCCACGACGATCCCATCCGTCTCGAGGAACACTACCCCGAGGCCCTCAGGCTCTTCGGCGACAGGCTCTCCCTCTTCTTCTCCAAGCCCCAGTACCTCGAGGTGGTACATCCCGAGGTGGACAAAGGGATGGCGCTCGCATGGGTGGCCGAGCGCTACGGGGTGCCTCGGGCACGGGTGGTGGCGATGGGGGACAGCGGCAACGATGTGGAAATGGTACGGTGGGCGGGGACCGGAGTGGCGGTGGCGAACGCGAGGCAGGAGGTGAAGGAGGTCGCCTCTGTCGTCACCGGAGCCCCGGGAGGAGAGGGGGCACTGAGGGAGGTCTTCGAGCGGTGTTTCCCCGAATGTCTCTCTAGGCCCTGA
- a CDS encoding metallophosphoesterase family protein gives MERLTIAHVSDPHISLTEEMPYGVDVKKNFLDVLDHVHATGCDLIVVTGDLCFRDASAQVYHWVREALERPGHRFLVLAGNHDDSRLLEAVFPLTAPDLARGPGYSWWIRIGGWEIGGLDTSEGRITSEVAAWYLTHRERSPSSILFTHYPPFPCGVPHMDRNYALANPREAIGILGEGALVFCGHYHNDRVVVREGITAFLTPSTFFQIDPHSEDLVAVHTRGWREIILTPEGVQTTVHWV, from the coding sequence ATGGAACGCCTCACCATCGCCCACGTGAGCGACCCCCACATAAGCCTCACGGAGGAGATGCCGTACGGGGTGGATGTGAAGAAAAACTTCCTCGACGTGCTCGACCACGTCCATGCCACAGGATGCGACCTCATCGTGGTCACTGGAGACCTCTGCTTCAGGGACGCCTCTGCCCAGGTGTACCACTGGGTGAGAGAGGCCCTGGAACGTCCGGGGCACAGGTTCCTCGTGCTCGCGGGCAACCACGACGACTCGCGCCTCCTCGAAGCGGTCTTTCCCCTCACCGCCCCCGACCTCGCGCGCGGCCCCGGCTACTCCTGGTGGATCCGGATCGGGGGATGGGAGATCGGCGGTCTCGACACCTCGGAGGGCCGAATCACGTCTGAGGTGGCCGCCTGGTATCTCACACATCGAGAGCGATCCCCCTCCTCCATCCTCTTCACCCACTACCCGCCCTTCCCCTGCGGCGTACCCCACATGGACAGGAACTACGCCCTCGCCAACCCCCGGGAGGCGATCGGGATCCTCGGTGAAGGCGCCCTCGTCTTCTGCGGGCACTACCACAACGATCGCGTGGTCGTCAGGGAGGGCATCACCGCCTTCCTCACCCCCTCCACGTTCTTCCAGATCGACCCCCACAGCGAGGATCTCGTCGCCGTGCACACCAGAGGCTGGCGGGAGATCATCCTCACTCCAGAAGGGGTCCAGACCACCGTCCACTGGGTGTGA
- the serS gene encoding serine--tRNA ligase, producing MLDLRFVKEHVELVKENVRNRFMEVDVEGVVALYDRRNDLKARVDELRARRNEHARLMKSASPDERPARVEEGRRLKEEIARLEEELAAVEEELRREALRIPNLSHPEAPVGKEEKDNLEIRRWGKVPSFDFEPRDHLELGRLLDIVDFDRAAKVSGAKFYYLKNEGALLELALVRYALDVLREKGFDLFTTPDLARESIVEGIGFQPRGAESNIYTVEETDLCLVGTAEITLGGMYADEIIPGETLPLRFAGVSHCFRKEAGAAGQYSKGLYRVHQFTKVEMFVYCRPEESEGIHRELLAIEEEIHAGLGIPYRVVDTCTGDLGAPAYRKFDLEAWMPGREGWGEITSTSNCTDYQARRLGVRFKEAEGGKPRFVHMLNGTALAVPRVIIAILENFQERDGSVRIPEALVPYTGFNVIRPKAGG from the coding sequence ATGCTTGATCTCAGGTTCGTGAAGGAACACGTGGAGCTGGTGAAGGAGAACGTGAGGAACAGGTTCATGGAGGTGGATGTGGAGGGGGTGGTGGCCCTCTACGACAGGCGCAACGACCTCAAGGCACGGGTGGACGAACTGAGGGCGCGGCGCAACGAGCACGCCCGCCTCATGAAGAGCGCCTCGCCCGACGAGCGGCCTGCCCGGGTGGAGGAGGGACGGCGTCTCAAGGAGGAGATCGCCCGGCTCGAGGAGGAGCTCGCCGCGGTGGAGGAGGAACTCCGCCGGGAGGCGCTCCGCATACCCAACCTGAGCCACCCCGAGGCCCCGGTGGGCAAGGAGGAGAAAGACAACCTGGAGATCCGACGGTGGGGCAAGGTCCCCTCGTTCGACTTCGAACCGAGGGATCACCTCGAGCTCGGACGTCTGCTCGACATCGTGGACTTCGATCGGGCCGCAAAGGTGAGCGGGGCGAAGTTCTACTACCTCAAGAACGAGGGTGCACTCCTCGAGCTGGCCCTGGTACGCTACGCCCTCGACGTGCTCAGGGAGAAGGGTTTCGACCTCTTCACCACACCCGACCTCGCGAGGGAATCCATCGTGGAGGGGATAGGGTTCCAGCCGAGGGGAGCCGAGAGCAACATCTACACCGTGGAGGAGACCGACCTCTGCCTGGTGGGGACGGCGGAGATCACCCTGGGAGGGATGTACGCGGACGAGATCATCCCGGGGGAGACGCTCCCCTTGAGGTTCGCGGGGGTCTCCCACTGCTTCAGAAAGGAGGCGGGGGCCGCCGGACAGTACTCCAAGGGACTCTATCGGGTGCACCAGTTCACCAAGGTGGAGATGTTCGTGTACTGCAGGCCAGAGGAATCCGAGGGGATACACCGGGAGCTGCTCGCGATCGAGGAGGAGATCCACGCGGGTCTCGGGATACCCTACCGGGTGGTGGATACGTGCACCGGCGACCTCGGTGCGCCGGCCTACCGTAAGTTCGACCTCGAGGCCTGGATGCCGGGCCGGGAGGGATGGGGTGAGATCACGAGCACGTCCAACTGCACCGACTACCAGGCCCGTAGGCTCGGGGTGCGGTTCAAGGAGGCCGAGGGCGGGAAACCCAGGTTCGTGCACATGCTCAATGGGACGGCACTCGCCGTGCCGAGGGTAATCATCGCGATCCTGGAGAACTTCCAGGAGCGGGACGGATCGGTGCGCATCCCGGAGGCGCTCGTGCCCTATACCGGTTTCAACGTGATACGTCCGAAGGCAGGGGGCTAA
- a CDS encoding histidine kinase dimerization/phosphoacceptor domain -containing protein codes for MRFRTLPLVFLVVFGVGISSLQAEPNILFIHSYDPSYQWTMDIDRGVREELSSRHPEVTLYTEFYDTKHFAPEDLEQPFLSYLLSKYAGVRFSAVLASDDNALRFVLSHRAELFPYRPDIPVLFCGINDVESYDLASHPNVAGVAERIDIRGTLDLMLRLHPDLSLVAVVVDGTITGRINKELFLQAIPPYENRLSFVILENRTMEELLDDVRDLPEHSALLYLTFVRDREGTHFTPLQSLSLISDVSSRPVYTCWDFFMVGEKVVGGMVQRGALQGRELAILLSRLLEGEDPASLGVVERPLVAPLFRFEALQIFGIPLALLPQDAEVEGLPESVQYRFPGFFWSAILLGAILLSLLGLILFLFIRQRRTERLFRSLFQCLPDGALLYDTHGNILIHNRAAERIFGRSELDIKKHGLPGLLALSRSEVAALLSRQREEPLHTMQRDLAGEDGPKFVEIVSLPVSFHGTPAVLAIVRDMTDWQKTHQELERSIREKEILLKEVHHRVKNNLQIMRSLIQLQKTKDLPLEAVRELSQTQSRLSALAALHELLHRADGSERIRVDIYLSTIASQIASSLIEGPLPIEWKISAAGMELPPDTVIPLGLILNELITNSIKYAAPAGAPLVIEILLSGEERSYTLVYTDPGPSFDFERLLAEKNSLGFQLVKELARQLRGDITYRHEDGKNVFTLTFRA; via the coding sequence ATGCGGTTCCGGACACTGCCTCTCGTCTTCCTCGTGGTCTTCGGCGTCGGGATATCCTCCCTCCAGGCCGAACCGAACATCCTCTTCATCCATTCCTATGATCCGAGCTACCAGTGGACCATGGACATCGACCGGGGGGTGAGGGAGGAGCTCTCCTCCCGGCATCCCGAGGTGACCCTCTACACCGAGTTCTACGACACCAAGCATTTCGCACCGGAGGATCTCGAGCAGCCTTTCCTCTCGTACCTCCTCTCCAAGTATGCAGGGGTCAGGTTTTCCGCGGTCCTCGCCTCCGACGACAACGCCCTCAGGTTCGTGCTCTCCCACAGGGCCGAGCTCTTTCCCTATCGACCCGACATCCCCGTACTCTTCTGCGGGATCAACGACGTGGAGTCCTACGATCTCGCCTCGCATCCCAACGTGGCCGGCGTGGCCGAACGCATAGACATCCGCGGCACCCTCGACCTCATGCTCCGTCTCCATCCCGACCTCTCGCTGGTAGCGGTCGTCGTCGACGGCACCATCACGGGAAGGATCAACAAGGAACTCTTTCTTCAGGCCATCCCTCCCTACGAGAACAGGCTCTCCTTCGTCATCCTGGAGAACCGCACCATGGAGGAACTCCTCGATGACGTGAGGGACCTCCCCGAACACAGCGCGCTCCTCTACCTCACCTTCGTCCGAGATCGGGAGGGAACCCACTTCACCCCGCTCCAGAGTCTCTCGCTCATCTCGGACGTCTCCTCTCGGCCCGTCTACACCTGCTGGGACTTCTTCATGGTGGGGGAGAAGGTGGTGGGCGGCATGGTGCAGCGCGGGGCGCTCCAGGGCAGGGAACTCGCCATCCTCCTCTCCCGACTCCTCGAGGGAGAGGATCCCGCCTCCCTGGGTGTGGTGGAGCGGCCGCTCGTGGCGCCCCTCTTCCGATTCGAGGCCCTGCAGATCTTCGGAATCCCCCTCGCCCTCCTGCCTCAGGATGCAGAGGTCGAGGGGCTCCCGGAATCCGTACAGTACCGGTTCCCGGGATTCTTCTGGAGCGCCATCCTCCTTGGAGCGATCCTCCTCTCCCTCCTCGGCCTCATCCTCTTCCTCTTCATACGCCAGCGTAGGACCGAACGTCTCTTCCGCTCCCTTTTCCAGTGCCTCCCCGACGGCGCCCTTCTCTACGATACCCATGGCAACATCCTGATCCACAACAGGGCCGCCGAGCGGATCTTCGGGCGATCCGAGCTCGACATCAAGAAACACGGCCTCCCGGGTCTCCTCGCTCTCTCCCGGAGTGAGGTCGCAGCACTCCTCTCCCGCCAACGGGAGGAGCCCCTTCACACGATGCAGCGGGACCTCGCCGGCGAGGACGGACCGAAATTCGTGGAGATCGTCTCGCTTCCCGTCTCCTTCCACGGAACCCCGGCGGTGCTCGCCATCGTACGGGACATGACCGACTGGCAGAAGACGCACCAGGAACTCGAACGTTCGATTAGAGAGAAGGAGATCCTCCTCAAGGAGGTGCACCACAGGGTGAAGAACAACCTCCAGATCATGCGGAGCCTGATCCAGCTTCAGAAGACCAAAGACCTCCCGCTCGAAGCCGTCCGTGAGCTCTCCCAGACCCAGAGCAGGCTCTCGGCCCTCGCAGCCCTCCACGAACTCCTCCACAGGGCCGACGGGTCCGAGCGCATCCGGGTGGACATCTACCTCTCCACCATCGCCTCGCAGATCGCCTCTTCCCTCATCGAAGGGCCTCTCCCCATCGAGTGGAAGATCTCGGCCGCGGGCATGGAACTCCCGCCCGACACCGTCATCCCCTTGGGGCTCATCCTCAACGAGCTCATCACCAACAGCATCAAGTACGCGGCTCCGGCGGGGGCGCCTCTCGTGATAGAGATCCTCCTCTCCGGGGAGGAACGCAGCTACACCCTCGTCTACACCGACCCGGGCCCGAGCTTCGACTTCGAGAGGCTCCTGGCGGAGAAGAACTCACTCGGCTTTCAACTCGTGAAGGAACTCGCCAGGCAGCTCCGCGGAGACATCACCTATCGCCACGAGGACGGAAAGAACGTCTTCACCCTCACGTTCAGGGCCTAG
- a CDS encoding nitroreductase family protein has protein sequence MEPKDDVIHWILSRRSVRRYRPEEVPAETIRLLLKAAMAAPSAVGKDPWRFIVMRDEEVRTQVSEGLPNGKFLAEAPLGIAVCGDLQAAHAGMEGYLVLDCAAAIENLLLAASGLGLGACWLGVYPRKERMDYLREVFSLPGHIVPVACIALGYPAEEKEPRTRYREEYVHWDRW, from the coding sequence ATGGAACCCAAAGATGATGTGATCCACTGGATACTCTCCCGCAGGAGCGTGCGGAGGTACCGCCCCGAAGAAGTGCCGGCGGAGACCATACGGCTCCTCCTCAAGGCCGCCATGGCGGCCCCTTCGGCCGTGGGGAAGGATCCCTGGCGTTTCATCGTGATGCGGGACGAGGAGGTGAGGACGCAGGTTTCCGAGGGCCTTCCCAATGGAAAGTTCCTGGCCGAGGCCCCGCTCGGGATCGCGGTGTGCGGGGATCTGCAGGCAGCCCATGCCGGGATGGAGGGATATCTGGTGCTGGACTGCGCCGCGGCTATAGAGAATCTCCTGCTCGCAGCCTCGGGCCTGGGGCTCGGTGCCTGCTGGTTGGGGGTGTATCCTCGAAAGGAGCGGATGGACTACCTGCGGGAAGTCTTCTCCCTCCCGGGCCACATCGTCCCTGTGGCGTGTATCGCCTTGGGGTATCCTGCGGAGGAGAAGGAACCCCGGACCCGTTACAGGGAAGAGTACGTTCACTGGGACAGGTGGTGA
- a CDS encoding N-acetylneuraminate synthase family protein — MDERHHGTIIVAEVGTGHHGQMGKAEELIEAAREAGADWVKTQVVWADEILHPRCGVVPLPGGPVPLYERFRGLEVPEEFYEWFAARVLEAGMRPLFSVFGMRSAALMGRLLAVFGGEIPAVKIASPELVYVQLLDAVRRLGMPVVLSSGVSLLGDIETALGVLRGEGWMVPGWGRVEGDGKGVPVTLLHCVTAYPAPEEDYNLRVLPLLAGLFGVSVGVSDHSRDPELIPATAAALGARMIEKHLCLSHEGGGLDDPVALEPDEFARMVRAVRAVEQEGGEGLRVVREAYGARVEGVLGSGAKRLAPAERGNYGRSNRSIHVRRTVEAGSVLREEDLVVVRTERVLRPGLPPVFLPVVVGRRVARDVEEGEGLRWEDLLP; from the coding sequence ATGGACGAGCGACACCACGGGACGATCATCGTGGCCGAGGTGGGCACGGGTCACCACGGGCAGATGGGGAAGGCGGAGGAGCTCATCGAGGCGGCACGGGAGGCGGGCGCCGACTGGGTGAAGACGCAGGTGGTGTGGGCGGACGAGATCCTCCACCCGCGATGCGGGGTGGTACCGTTGCCGGGCGGTCCCGTGCCGCTCTACGAGCGGTTCCGGGGCCTCGAGGTACCGGAGGAGTTCTACGAGTGGTTCGCCGCACGGGTGCTCGAGGCAGGGATGCGGCCGCTCTTCTCGGTGTTCGGGATGCGGAGCGCGGCCCTCATGGGGAGGCTTCTCGCCGTCTTCGGCGGGGAGATCCCTGCGGTGAAGATCGCCTCGCCCGAGCTCGTGTACGTGCAGCTCCTCGATGCGGTCCGGCGTCTTGGGATGCCGGTGGTGCTTTCGTCTGGGGTGTCCCTGTTGGGCGACATCGAGACGGCGCTCGGGGTGCTGCGCGGGGAGGGCTGGATGGTGCCGGGGTGGGGGCGTGTGGAGGGCGACGGGAAGGGGGTGCCGGTGACGTTGCTCCACTGCGTGACGGCATATCCTGCGCCCGAGGAGGACTACAACCTCCGGGTCCTGCCCTTGCTCGCAGGGCTCTTCGGCGTGTCGGTGGGTGTCTCGGACCACAGCAGGGACCCGGAACTGATACCGGCGACGGCGGCGGCGTTGGGCGCGCGGATGATCGAGAAGCACCTGTGCCTCTCCCACGAGGGGGGAGGGCTCGACGATCCGGTGGCGCTCGAGCCTGACGAGTTCGCGCGGATGGTGCGGGCGGTGCGGGCGGTGGAGCAGGAGGGGGGGGAGGGGCTCAGGGTGGTGCGCGAGGCGTACGGGGCGCGCGTGGAGGGGGTGCTGGGGAGCGGGGCGAAGCGGCTCGCGCCGGCGGAGCGCGGCAACTACGGCAGGTCGAACCGGTCGATCCACGTGCGCCGCACCGTGGAGGCGGGGAGCGTGCTGCGGGAGGAGGACCTCGTGGTGGTACGGACCGAGCGCGTGCTGCGGCCCGGACTGCCGCCGGTGTTCCTGCCGGTGGTGGTGGGCAGACGTGTGGCGCGTGACGTGGAGGAGGGAGAGGGGCTGCGGTGGGAGGATCTCCTCCCCTGA